The following are encoded in a window of Candidatus Methylomirabilota bacterium genomic DNA:
- a CDS encoding arylsulfatase — protein sequence MVLTLAVVLASTGVAAAQGKPNILFIMGDDIGIWNIGAYHRGMMAGRTPNLDKIAAEGMLFTDYYAEASCTAGRANFITGQLPIRTGMTTVGQAGATIGLPAAAPTIATALKAMGYATGQFGKNHLGDRNEFLPTVHGFDEFFGYLYHLDAMEDPCHPNYPQDLRPQVGPRNMLHSFATNVDDATVDPRWGKVGKQRITDAGELCPKRMETVDDEIRDKALAFLDKAKADGKPFFLWLNPTRMHIVTHLSPKYQAMRNSKNGWSIHEAGMAQLDDDIGLVLKKLKDMGVDDNTIVVFTTDNGTEVFTWPDGGQTPFAQSKGTVMEGGFRAPALIRWPGKVPAGTVENGIMSGLDWFPTLLAAAGNPNIIEELKKGKQMGDRTYKVHLDGYDQTNMITGKGPSNRHEIFYFGESTLGAVRVDDFKYRFIDQPGGWLGAKTHVDVPYLTNLRLDPFERTGWPESGSKIGAQQYFDWFKYEFWRFVFVQQQVEKLAMTAVEFPPMQKGASFNLDAVKAQIEAARRARGQ from the coding sequence ATGGTCTTGACCCTGGCGGTGGTGCTCGCGTCGACCGGCGTCGCCGCGGCCCAGGGCAAGCCGAACATCCTTTTCATCATGGGCGACGACATCGGCATCTGGAACATCGGCGCCTACCACCGCGGCATGATGGCGGGCCGCACGCCGAACCTCGACAAGATCGCCGCCGAGGGCATGCTGTTCACCGACTACTACGCGGAGGCGAGCTGCACGGCCGGCCGCGCGAACTTCATCACCGGTCAGTTGCCGATACGCACCGGAATGACCACCGTCGGCCAGGCCGGCGCCACCATCGGCCTCCCCGCCGCAGCGCCCACCATCGCGACCGCGCTCAAGGCGATGGGTTACGCCACCGGTCAGTTCGGCAAGAACCACCTCGGCGATCGTAACGAGTTCCTGCCCACGGTGCACGGGTTCGACGAGTTCTTCGGCTACCTCTATCACCTCGACGCGATGGAGGACCCCTGCCATCCAAACTATCCTCAGGATCTGAGACCGCAGGTGGGGCCGCGCAACATGCTCCACTCCTTTGCGACCAACGTCGACGATGCCACCGTCGATCCGCGCTGGGGTAAGGTCGGCAAGCAGAGGATCACGGACGCCGGCGAGCTGTGCCCGAAGCGCATGGAAACGGTGGACGACGAGATCCGTGACAAGGCGCTGGCCTTCCTCGACAAGGCCAAGGCCGACGGCAAGCCGTTCTTCCTGTGGCTCAATCCGACCCGCATGCACATCGTCACGCACCTGTCGCCGAAATACCAGGCGATGCGCAACTCCAAGAACGGCTGGTCGATCCACGAAGCCGGCATGGCGCAGCTCGACGATGACATCGGCCTCGTGCTGAAGAAGCTCAAGGACATGGGAGTGGACGACAACACGATCGTCGTGTTCACCACCGATAACGGCACGGAGGTCTTCACGTGGCCGGACGGCGGGCAGACCCCGTTCGCCCAAAGCAAGGGCACCGTGATGGAAGGCGGGTTCCGCGCGCCGGCGCTGATCCGTTGGCCGGGCAAGGTGCCCGCCGGCACGGTCGAGAACGGCATCATGTCCGGGCTCGACTGGTTCCCGACGCTCCTGGCCGCCGCCGGCAACCCGAACATCATCGAAGAGCTGAAGAAGGGCAAGCAGATGGGTGACCGCACCTACAAGGTGCACCTGGACGGGTACGACCAGACGAACATGATCACCGGCAAGGGCCCGTCGAATCGGCACGAGATCTTCTACTTCGGCGAGAGCACGCTCGGCGCCGTGCGCGTTGACGATTTCAAGTACCGGTTCATCGACCAGCCCGGCGGCTGGCTCGGCGCCAAGACCCACGTCGACGTGCCCTACCTGACCAACCTTCGCCTCGATCCGTTCGAGCGCACGGGCTGGCCCGAAAGCGGAAGCAAGATCGGGGCGCAGCAATACTTCGATTGGTTCAAGTACGAATTCTGGCGGTTCGTGTTCGTCCAGCAGCAGGTGGAGAAGCTCGCCATGACGGCCGTCGAGTTTCCGCCGATGCAGAAAGGGGCCAGCTTCAATCTCGATGCGGTGAAGGCGCAGATCGAGGCGGCCAGGAGGGCCCGAGGGCAGTAG